A stretch of DNA from Methanoplanus endosymbiosus:
GCGCATTTGATGGTGAACCCATTGTTCTTGAAGTCAAGGAAGATGATGGCGATGCAGCCGGCGGTGAAGGTGTAGAGACTCCTATGACCGCGGAGCTTGCTCTCATTCATGCAAGACTCAAGACAATTCAGATGATGGTCACAGACATTGGATACCGCAACCGCTTTGCAGCGGGTGTCTATTCAGGTAAAGTTGAAGGACTCATGATCGGTCTGATCGTGTCATTTGCTCTGCTGGGCTTCCTTTTAATGGGGTGATATAAATGTCAGATGAAGAAAATTCAGGTCCGGCAACAATCAGAATGGCGGCAATAAAGGACATGATGACAGATATAGAATTCAAGGCCCAGGTAATGGCCAGAACCAACAAACTTGAGTCCGGTATTATGGACTCCGGTGGAATTGGATTTGGTCTGGGTATGATTATCTCACTTGTACTTGTTCTTGCCCCGGTATTTCTGATGGGAGGCATCTAAGATGGCTGACAAGAGATCTCCGGCTTCAGGCTGGCCAAAGATTCAGGGTGATTATCACGCTGGAGATGCGGAAAGTCCTGTTGTTGTGGTAACTGTCGGTTCACATCTTGATGAACAGGCCGTCTGTGACGCAGGCGCTGCAATGTGCGGTTCCTGTAAGACAGAAAATCTTGGTCTTGAAAAGATTGTTGCAAATGTAATTGCAAACCCTAATATCAGGTTTATGATAACCTGTGGAACTGAGGTTAAGGGTCACCTTTCCGGTCAGTGCCTTATTGCACTCCATGCAAATGGTCTTGAAGGCGGAAAGATTGTCGGTGCAAAGGGAGCTATACCTTTCATCGAAAACCTTACTGATGAAGGGGTCCAGCGTTTCCGTGAGCAGGTCGAGATTATCGACATCATGCAATCTGAGGACATGGGTACAATCAAGGCAAAAATTGAAGAGCTGAAAGGAAGAGATCCCGGTGCATTCAACGCTGATCCGATAGTTATCGAGGTCAAAGAGGATGGAGCCGGCGGAGAGGGTGCACTTGCTGCAACCGCAAATCCACAGTTCCTTGAAGTTGAATCACGCCTCAATGAGATTGAGAAGAGGCTTGAATTCGCAGACGCAGAAATTGCCCAGCGTGTAGGCCGCAAAGTAGG
This window harbors:
- a CDS encoding tetrahydromethanopterin S-methyltransferase subunit F, translating into MSDEENSGPATIRMAAIKDMMTDIEFKAQVMARTNKLESGIMDSGGIGFGLGMIISLVLVLAPVFLMGGI
- the mtrA gene encoding tetrahydromethanopterin S-methyltransferase subunit A, which translates into the protein MADKRSPASGWPKIQGDYHAGDAESPVVVVTVGSHLDEQAVCDAGAAMCGSCKTENLGLEKIVANVIANPNIRFMITCGTEVKGHLSGQCLIALHANGLEGGKIVGAKGAIPFIENLTDEGVQRFREQVEIIDIMQSEDMGTIKAKIEELKGRDPGAFNADPIVIEVKEDGAGGEGALAATANPQFLEVESRLNEIEKRLEFADAEIAQRVGRKVGRDIGILYGLVAGLIVFMMLLVLLPKLMAMI